From one Candidatus Dormiibacterota bacterium genomic stretch:
- a CDS encoding cupredoxin family copper-binding protein, with product MRFPARRSALLASTLATGIGLAGCGGTSAATAPGAGAGGSAASNSTSTMSMPAAATSAAPAAPVAADHVAIAAFAFGPATVMVKPGTTVTWTQQDEDQHTVTADDGSFASSPLVTGGTYTHTFTAPGTYHYHCAIHPFMHGTVIVTNG from the coding sequence ATGCGCTTCCCTGCCAGACGCTCCGCGCTGCTCGCGAGCACGCTCGCCACCGGCATCGGCCTCGCCGGATGCGGCGGCACCAGTGCCGCCACCGCGCCGGGCGCGGGCGCCGGTGGCTCCGCGGCGTCGAACTCGACGAGCACGATGAGCATGCCGGCGGCGGCGACGAGCGCCGCCCCCGCAGCCCCGGTCGCCGCCGACCACGTCGCCATTGCGGCCTTCGCATTCGGCCCGGCCACGGTGATGGTCAAGCCCGGCACCACGGTGACGTGGACGCAGCAGGACGAGGACCAGCACACCGTGACCGCCGACGACGGCTCGTTCGCGTCGTCGCCGCTCGTCACCGGCGGGACCTACACCCACACCTTCACCGCGCCGGGCACCTACCACTACCACTGCGCGATCCATCCCTTCATGCACG